A genomic region of Lujinxingia sediminis contains the following coding sequences:
- a CDS encoding YaiI/YqxD family protein, which yields MTIWVDADAAPGAVKDILTKASLTRGVDVMLVANRWLPRPRAARVQTVVVPAGADVADDYIVEHCEAGDLVITADIPLADRVIERGCEVITAYGRALDADNVREALSLRDFKEELRDLGVMTGGPPPYGQSQKQAFANALDRWITRSQRG from the coding sequence CATCTGGGTCGACGCCGACGCCGCCCCCGGCGCCGTCAAAGACATCCTGACCAAAGCCTCCCTGACCCGCGGCGTCGACGTGATGCTCGTCGCCAACCGCTGGCTCCCCAGGCCCCGGGCCGCCCGCGTGCAGACCGTCGTGGTGCCGGCCGGCGCCGATGTGGCCGACGATTATATCGTGGAGCACTGCGAGGCAGGCGATCTGGTGATCACCGCCGACATCCCCCTGGCCGACCGCGTGATTGAGCGCGGATGCGAGGTGATCACCGCCTACGGCCGCGCGCTCGACGCCGACAACGTGCGCGAGGCCTTAAGCCTGCGCGACTTTAAAGAAGAGCTGCGCGACCTGGGCGTGATGACCGGCGGCCCGCCCCCCTACGGTCAGTCTCAAAAACAGGCCTTTGCCAACGCCCTCGATCGCTGGATCACCCGCAGCCAGCGCGGCTGA
- a CDS encoding ABC transporter permease, with protein sequence MRLPGDIDVKMALAVWWRNATVYRRTWLKNILPNFFEPLLYLVGMGLGLGFYVGEGISGQDYIAFIGPGLLASAAMNGAVFEVTYNLFIKLNFDRLYDAYLCTPAQIQDVAAGELMWAVTRASIYGAGFLIVLAGMGLVGYPILTSPFALLMPAGVMLIGACFGLIGMWFSTFIRTIDLYSYFYTLFITPLFLFSGIFFPVERFPFGQEIAWCTPLYHGVRLMRGLASGELTPEVGVSVLWLAALSLLLMAIVPGRMRRLVYG encoded by the coding sequence ATGCGACTTCCCGGCGACATTGATGTGAAGATGGCCCTGGCGGTCTGGTGGCGAAACGCCACCGTGTACCGCCGCACCTGGCTTAAGAATATTCTGCCGAACTTCTTTGAACCCTTGCTCTACCTGGTGGGCATGGGCCTGGGCCTTGGCTTTTATGTGGGCGAAGGCATCAGCGGGCAGGATTATATCGCCTTTATCGGCCCGGGGTTGTTGGCCTCGGCAGCGATGAACGGCGCGGTCTTTGAGGTGACCTACAACCTCTTTATCAAGCTCAACTTTGACCGCCTCTACGACGCCTACCTCTGCACTCCGGCCCAGATTCAGGATGTCGCCGCTGGCGAATTGATGTGGGCGGTGACCCGCGCCTCGATCTACGGTGCGGGATTTTTGATTGTGTTGGCCGGCATGGGGCTTGTGGGCTATCCGATCCTCACCAGCCCTTTTGCACTCTTAATGCCGGCGGGCGTGATGCTCATCGGCGCATGTTTTGGCCTCATCGGGATGTGGTTTTCGACCTTCATTCGCACCATCGATCTCTACTCGTATTTCTACACCCTTTTTATCACGCCCCTCTTTTTGTTCTCCGGCATCTTCTTTCCGGTAGAGCGCTTTCCCTTCGGCCAGGAAATCGCCTGGTGCACACCTCTCTACCACGGGGTGCGCCTGATGCGGGGGCTGGCCTCTGGCGAGCTCACGCCGGAGGTGGGGGTGAGCGTGCTCTGGCTTGCGGCACTCTCACTGCTCCTGATGGCCATCGTCCCAGGGAGAATGAGGCGGCTGGTGTACGGCTGA
- a CDS encoding YchJ family protein, translating to MKRRTCPCSSAKPTAICCGKLHRGLPASSPEELMRSRFAAFALGQVDYLIATTDPEGPRANPDRAAWRRELLSYCKATDFVELRILSTEWEVGEPEGYVTFKVTLVQGGLPFSFVERSHFVRRADPAKKGSERWFYVDGEELEDVEKSV from the coding sequence ATGAAACGACGCACATGCCCCTGCTCCAGCGCTAAACCCACCGCCATATGTTGCGGCAAACTTCATCGTGGCCTTCCCGCAAGCTCGCCAGAAGAGCTGATGCGCTCACGCTTCGCCGCCTTCGCCCTTGGCCAGGTCGACTACCTCATCGCCACCACCGACCCCGAGGGCCCACGCGCCAATCCCGATCGTGCTGCCTGGCGCCGCGAACTCTTGAGCTACTGCAAAGCCACCGACTTCGTTGAGCTGCGAATCTTGAGCACCGAATGGGAGGTCGGCGAGCCCGAGGGATATGTGACCTTCAAGGTGACGCTGGTTCAGGGCGGCCTGCCCTTCAGTTTTGTGGAGCGAAGTCATTTTGTGCGCCGCGCCGATCCCGCGAAAAAAGGTTCCGAACGCTGGTTCTACGTCGACGGCGAAGAGCTCGAAGACGTTGAAAAATCGGTCTGA
- a CDS encoding ABC transporter ATP-binding protein, whose amino-acid sequence MSPDASSPSPMNNEQPAVLARGLRRTFGEFVAVDGIDFEIERGECFGFLGPNGAGKTTTMRMIYRASPVDAGRLEVLGLDAASGDFDRQIKAQMGVVAQEDNLDTETTVRENLLVFCRFYGLSRTEAARRADELLAFAGLVEKADQRVQALSGGMKRRLMIARGLISRPRIVILDEPSTGLDPRARQNVWDGLARLREDNVTLVLTTHYMDEAERLCDRIAIMDRGRIVACDSPAGLIARCSAPQVIELSLRRGPLPDRAQPLLDRALRVEHLRDRVLLYVDTPEALVGDLTRELPDHPAMVRRASLEDVFLELTGRGLED is encoded by the coding sequence ATGTCCCCTGACGCCTCATCTCCCTCCCCGATGAACAACGAGCAGCCCGCCGTACTCGCCAGGGGACTGCGCCGCACCTTCGGCGAGTTTGTGGCCGTTGACGGCATCGACTTCGAGATCGAGCGCGGAGAGTGTTTCGGGTTTCTGGGACCGAACGGCGCGGGCAAGACGACCACGATGCGTATGATCTACCGGGCCTCTCCGGTCGACGCCGGCCGCCTGGAGGTGCTGGGGCTGGATGCGGCCAGCGGCGACTTCGACCGCCAGATCAAGGCACAGATGGGCGTCGTCGCCCAGGAAGATAACCTGGACACTGAAACGACGGTGCGCGAGAACCTTCTGGTGTTCTGCCGCTTTTACGGCCTCTCACGCACCGAGGCTGCCCGGCGCGCCGACGAGCTTTTGGCGTTTGCCGGCCTGGTCGAAAAAGCCGACCAGCGGGTGCAGGCCCTCTCCGGGGGCATGAAGCGCCGGCTGATGATCGCCCGCGGGCTCATCAGCCGCCCGCGCATCGTGATCCTCGACGAGCCCTCCACCGGGCTCGATCCCCGCGCCCGCCAGAACGTCTGGGACGGGCTCGCCAGGCTGCGCGAAGACAACGTCACGCTCGTGCTCACCACCCATTATATGGACGAGGCCGAGCGCCTCTGCGACCGCATCGCCATCATGGACCGGGGGCGCATCGTGGCCTGCGACTCCCCGGCCGGGCTTATTGCCCGCTGCAGCGCCCCCCAGGTCATTGAGCTCAGCCTGCGCCGCGGGCCGCTGCCCGACCGGGCCCAACCCCTGCTCGATCGTGCGCTGCGCGTGGAGCACCTGCGCGACCGCGTGCTCCTCTACGTCGACACGCCCGAGGCGCTTGTGGGCGACCTGACCCGAGAACTACCCGACCACCCGGCGATGGTGCGGCGAGCCTCGCTGGAGGATGTTTTTCTGGAGCTCACCGGCCGCGGCCTGGAGGATTAA
- a CDS encoding LA_2272 family surface repeat-containing protein has translation MKGRSGKKTLTGIALAVGLMASPPLASAEEVAASEQEAEGIVFGLDLFPYVGTSSALPEAPRVFSFNLVGGLSGGIRVFEFGGALNLSTGDVRGVQVGGAANINRARRAGVQVGGALNVNGGDVSGVGVGGAANINGGDVRGVQVGGALNLNGKGFEGVQVGGALNLNRGDVEGVQVSGGANITGGDFRGLQVGGALNLTRGDMHGLQIGGVNITGGEARGFQVGVVNVARGEHAGIAAVGIYRGGYVYPEVDLSDEGVVQAGVRHGAGAFYHSYSVGTQAFGRDEGQGPGLALSIRMGWRAALSEALEFSLDAGATSLIGLDGQNPYSLFKVRPMVAVGLGEHLALFGGPTLTLDVANASGEALPEGLIGGWMLGDQVQLRPGATVGLRVFTR, from the coding sequence ATGAAGGGACGATCCGGTAAGAAAACCCTGACGGGCATCGCGCTTGCGGTGGGATTGATGGCATCGCCACCACTGGCGAGCGCCGAGGAGGTTGCGGCGTCGGAGCAGGAGGCGGAGGGGATTGTTTTCGGCCTGGATCTCTTCCCCTACGTGGGGACGTCGTCGGCGCTGCCGGAGGCGCCGCGTGTGTTCTCGTTCAATCTGGTCGGAGGCTTGAGCGGGGGCATTCGTGTGTTTGAGTTCGGCGGGGCGCTCAACCTGAGCACCGGGGATGTGCGCGGGGTGCAGGTGGGCGGGGCGGCCAATATCAACCGCGCACGCCGCGCCGGGGTGCAGGTGGGCGGGGCGTTGAATGTTAACGGCGGCGACGTCAGCGGCGTGGGAGTGGGCGGGGCGGCCAACATCAACGGCGGGGATGTACGCGGGGTGCAGGTGGGCGGTGCGCTCAACCTCAACGGCAAGGGGTTTGAGGGCGTGCAGGTGGGCGGTGCGCTCAACCTGAATCGCGGCGATGTGGAGGGCGTGCAGGTGAGCGGGGGGGCCAATATCACCGGCGGTGACTTTCGGGGGCTTCAGGTGGGCGGGGCGCTCAACCTGACCCGCGGCGATATGCACGGCTTGCAGATCGGCGGGGTCAACATCACCGGTGGTGAGGCGCGCGGATTTCAGGTGGGCGTGGTCAACGTGGCCCGTGGCGAGCACGCGGGCATCGCCGCGGTGGGCATCTACCGCGGGGGCTATGTCTACCCGGAGGTTGACCTCTCGGATGAGGGGGTTGTGCAGGCCGGCGTACGTCACGGGGCCGGGGCCTTCTACCATAGCTACAGCGTGGGCACGCAGGCCTTCGGCCGGGACGAGGGCCAGGGACCCGGCCTCGCGCTCTCGATTCGCATGGGGTGGCGCGCAGCGCTGAGCGAGGCATTGGAGTTCTCGCTTGATGCCGGCGCGACCTCTCTGATTGGCCTGGACGGCCAGAACCCCTACTCGCTCTTTAAGGTGCGGCCGATGGTGGCGGTGGGGCTCGGAGAGCACCTGGCGCTCTTCGGCGGTCCGACGCTCACGTTGGATGTGGCCAACGCATCTGGCGAGGCGCTCCCGGAGGGCCTCATCGGCGGCTGGATGTTGGGCGATCAGGTTCAGCTGCGGCCCGGGGCAACGGTGGGGCTGCGGGTGTTTACGCGCTGA
- a CDS encoding catalase yields the protein MLTTADGAPVGDQENALSAGPRGPLLMQDVNLIEQIQRFNRERMPERVVHAKGTGAYGTFKVTNDIRRYTKASIFSKKGKKTECVVRFSTVAGERGAADAERDPRGFAMKFYTDEGNWDLVCNNTPVFFVRDPYKFQMFIHSQKRHPETNLRDANMQWDFWSLCPESLHQVTWLFGDRGIPKTYRHMNGYSSHTYSMINDEGERVWVKFHFKTVQGIACLTNAEAAELISHDRESHQRDMIEAINAGDFPRWKAYIQVMTQQEANEFRWNPFDLTKVWPHGDFPLIEVGELELNRNPKNYHHEVEQSAFNPSAFVPGIGPSPDKMLQARLLSYQDAHLYRVGVNYRDLSVNKPRCPVHNYLRDGQFGGMHDEGTGFPNYYPNSIKGAPRPNPDYNEPPWHLGDVTVDRWDSRVDHDDFTQAGNLFRLMDRDEKVRLAVNIVESMGGCRKDIIKRQLELFDKADPNYGRLVRKALESYRRGDMDDLHESVQPHA from the coding sequence CTGCTCACCACCGCCGATGGTGCCCCGGTGGGCGACCAGGAGAACGCGCTCAGCGCCGGCCCTCGCGGCCCGCTCTTGATGCAGGATGTGAACCTCATCGAGCAGATCCAGCGCTTCAACCGCGAGCGCATGCCCGAGCGGGTGGTGCACGCCAAAGGCACCGGCGCCTACGGTACCTTTAAGGTCACCAACGACATCCGCCGCTACACCAAAGCGTCGATCTTTTCGAAGAAGGGCAAAAAGACCGAATGCGTCGTGCGCTTCTCCACCGTCGCCGGGGAGCGCGGCGCGGCCGATGCCGAGCGCGATCCGCGCGGCTTCGCCATGAAGTTCTACACCGACGAGGGCAACTGGGATCTGGTGTGCAACAACACCCCGGTCTTCTTCGTGCGCGACCCCTACAAATTCCAGATGTTCATCCACTCCCAGAAACGCCACCCCGAGACCAACCTGCGCGACGCCAACATGCAGTGGGACTTCTGGAGCCTGTGCCCCGAGAGCCTCCACCAGGTCACCTGGCTCTTTGGCGATCGCGGCATCCCGAAGACCTACCGCCATATGAATGGCTACAGCAGCCACACCTACTCGATGATCAACGACGAGGGGGAACGGGTCTGGGTCAAGTTTCACTTTAAGACGGTGCAGGGCATCGCGTGTTTGACCAACGCGGAGGCCGCCGAGCTCATCTCCCACGATCGCGAGAGCCACCAGCGCGACATGATCGAGGCCATCAACGCCGGCGACTTCCCCCGCTGGAAAGCCTACATTCAGGTCATGACGCAACAGGAGGCCAACGAGTTTCGCTGGAACCCCTTCGATCTCACCAAAGTCTGGCCCCACGGCGACTTCCCGCTCATCGAGGTTGGGGAGTTGGAGCTCAACCGCAACCCCAAAAACTACCACCACGAAGTGGAGCAATCGGCCTTTAACCCCAGCGCCTTTGTCCCTGGCATCGGTCCCAGCCCCGACAAGATGCTCCAGGCTCGTCTGCTCTCCTACCAGGACGCGCACCTCTACCGTGTCGGCGTCAACTACCGCGATTTGAGCGTCAACAAACCCCGCTGCCCGGTGCATAACTACCTGCGCGATGGTCAATTTGGCGGCATGCACGACGAGGGCACAGGTTTTCCCAACTACTACCCCAACAGCATCAAGGGTGCCCCACGCCCCAACCCCGATTACAACGAGCCCCCCTGGCATCTGGGCGATGTCACCGTGGACCGCTGGGACTCCCGCGTCGACCACGACGACTTCACCCAGGCCGGCAACCTCTTCCGCCTGATGGATCGCGACGAGAAGGTGCGTCTGGCCGTCAACATCGTCGAGTCGATGGGCGGCTGCCGCAAAGACATCATCAAACGCCAGCTTGAGCTCTTCGATAAGGCCGACCCGAACTACGGCCGCCTGGTGAGAAAGGCCCTGGAGAGCTACCGCCGCGGCGATATGGATGATCTTCATGAGAGTGTGCAGCCCCACGCGTGA
- a CDS encoding glutathione S-transferase family protein, with the protein MPYTLITIPFSHYCEKARWSLDHHGLGFEERAYLPLLHLAGAMPAGQRSVPILQAGEKTVGDSTDILHFCDQVGRGTRLFPPTPLDQAQPDAIEAWEEEFDCRLGPAVRLAIYAVLLEHPSYTRDFMVSSGKGWQSPVMRFGFGAVRRAISKSYNITPERNQRARGRIDDLFARVAQTLADGRPYLAGDTFSAADLTFASLAGPLVAPPEYGAPLPPLATAPDDLRRLIDDFRATAAGEFVMRLYRERRAQRCA; encoded by the coding sequence ATGCCCTACACGCTGATCACGATCCCCTTCAGCCATTATTGCGAAAAAGCCCGGTGGTCGCTCGACCACCACGGGCTGGGCTTTGAGGAGCGGGCCTACCTGCCCCTCTTGCACCTGGCCGGCGCGATGCCCGCCGGCCAGCGTTCGGTGCCCATCCTCCAGGCTGGCGAGAAGACGGTGGGTGACTCCACCGACATCCTCCACTTCTGCGACCAGGTCGGCCGCGGCACTCGCCTCTTCCCTCCCACCCCGCTTGATCAGGCCCAGCCCGACGCCATTGAAGCCTGGGAAGAGGAGTTCGACTGCCGCCTGGGCCCGGCGGTACGCCTGGCGATCTACGCGGTTCTGCTTGAGCACCCGAGCTACACCCGCGACTTCATGGTGAGCAGCGGCAAAGGCTGGCAATCCCCGGTGATGCGCTTTGGCTTCGGGGCTGTTCGCCGAGCGATTTCAAAGAGTTACAACATCACGCCGGAGCGAAACCAGCGCGCCCGCGGTCGCATCGACGACCTCTTCGCCCGCGTTGCTCAGACCCTGGCCGACGGCCGCCCCTACCTGGCGGGCGACACCTTCAGCGCCGCCGACCTGACCTTCGCCAGTCTGGCCGGTCCCCTGGTCGCCCCGCCCGAATACGGCGCTCCGCTCCCCCCGCTGGCTACGGCCCCCGACGATCTTCGACGCCTCATCGACGACTTCCGCGCCACCGCCGCTGGCGAGTTTGTGATGCGCCTTTACCGAGAGCGCCGCGCTCAGAGGTGCGCCTGA
- a CDS encoding flavodoxin family protein: MKQALIIYESMYGDNEKVAYAIAQGLATQMRVDVMEVSSAPPRVDMSIDLLVVGGPTHMMRMSSEKSRERAGDEVDDEDWEPLSETGVREWLTRMRARGEMGRGAAAAFGTNLNEPRWFSKLGQASHAIARRLKRLGFQLIEPPETFFVDDPQGPLSEGEVERAHHFGVQLARHFAEAPRPHA; encoded by the coding sequence ATGAAACAAGCGCTGATTATTTATGAGTCGATGTACGGCGACAATGAGAAGGTCGCCTACGCCATCGCTCAGGGGCTGGCCACGCAGATGCGTGTGGATGTGATGGAGGTGAGCTCGGCACCGCCACGGGTCGATATGTCGATTGACCTGCTGGTGGTCGGCGGGCCCACGCATATGATGCGCATGAGCAGCGAGAAATCGCGCGAGCGGGCTGGCGACGAGGTGGATGACGAGGACTGGGAGCCGCTCTCGGAGACGGGGGTTCGCGAGTGGCTCACTCGCATGCGCGCCCGGGGGGAGATGGGGCGAGGAGCCGCGGCGGCCTTTGGCACCAACCTCAATGAGCCGCGGTGGTTCTCCAAGCTGGGGCAGGCCTCCCATGCCATTGCCCGACGACTCAAACGCCTGGGCTTTCAGCTGATCGAGCCGCCGGAGACCTTCTTTGTGGATGACCCGCAGGGGCCGCTCAGTGAGGGGGAAGTGGAACGCGCGCATCATTTCGGGGTGCAGCTCGCGCGTCATTTTGCCGAGGCGCCTCGTCCCCACGCCTGA
- a CDS encoding group II truncated hemoglobin, whose amino-acid sequence MHELETDSSHDAPFDRLGGEEGVVRLVDRFYELMDTLPEAATIRAMHARNLKVSRFRLTRFLISWLGGPPIYQEIRGHEHPRLDPYHHPFRIDEDARDAWMLCMRQALVEHVDDVTLREHLADALDGIADHLRNVP is encoded by the coding sequence ATGCACGAACTCGAAACCGATAGCTCTCATGACGCTCCCTTTGATCGTCTTGGCGGAGAAGAAGGCGTCGTCCGATTGGTGGACCGCTTCTATGAGTTGATGGATACGCTGCCCGAAGCCGCCACCATCCGCGCGATGCATGCCCGCAATCTCAAAGTCTCGCGCTTCCGATTGACGCGCTTTCTCATATCCTGGCTCGGCGGCCCTCCGATCTATCAGGAGATTCGTGGTCACGAGCATCCTCGGCTTGACCCCTACCACCACCCCTTTCGCATCGATGAAGATGCCCGCGACGCCTGGATGCTCTGCATGAGGCAGGCACTCGTTGAACACGTCGACGATGTCACGCTGCGCGAGCACCTGGCAGACGCCCTCGATGGCATCGCCGATCATCTGCGAAACGTCCCCTGA
- a CDS encoding group II truncated hemoglobin, with translation MTQPPEQPTPYDVLGGAEAVQTLVDRFYDLMDTLPEAATIRAMHAPSLKSSREKLVLFLTGWLGGPPLYMEKHGHPRLRMRHAPFIIDEDARQAWMLCMRQALDEQVDNDELRRFLDQALDRVAAHMRNTFPSE, from the coding sequence ATGACCCAGCCCCCCGAACAACCCACCCCCTACGACGTCCTGGGCGGTGCCGAAGCCGTGCAAACCCTCGTCGATCGTTTCTACGACCTGATGGACACATTGCCTGAGGCTGCCACCATCCGCGCGATGCATGCCCCGAGCCTCAAAAGTTCCCGCGAAAAGCTCGTGCTTTTTTTGACCGGCTGGCTTGGCGGCCCGCCCCTCTACATGGAAAAGCACGGCCACCCGCGCCTGCGCATGCGTCACGCTCCCTTTATCATCGACGAAGACGCCCGCCAGGCCTGGATGCTCTGCATGCGCCAGGCCCTCGACGAGCAGGTCGACAACGACGAACTACGCCGTTTTCTCGACCAGGCCCTCGACCGGGTCGCCGCCCATATGCGCAACACATTCCCATCCGAATGA
- a CDS encoding DEAD/DEAH box helicase — protein MLNLLTSPKHIVALSWSAPFYHGISLNNFAKLDLIEPLQRAIAAQNYTSPTPIQAQAIPALLKGRDVLGCAQTGTGKTAAFSLPVLQHLAAQKPPKGKRPIRALILSPTRELAAQIGESIELYGKHLPLRHLVMFGGVNEKPQIRALERGVDILVACPGRLLDLQGRGFVDLKDVDFFVLDEADRMLDMGFVPDVRRILKLMRSERQNLLFSATMPPSVAKLANTFMSDPVRIDITPESTTVEAIDQRVMFVDKSDKAELLCELLVDLKVDSSIVFTRTKHGANRLTKKLERAGFKAAAIHGNKSQNARRRALDGFQDGSITILVATDVASRGIDVESVTHVFNYDLPNEPESYVHRIGRTGRAGRSGTAIAFCDDSEGDYLRDIEKITGESIPVDTEQAFHSEQAMKAAQSGGGGKRKSRGGQRSGGGQRSGGGRRSGGRKSRGGGNNRRRNSRSSRNSNARNSQKSSSETRSENTEAGSSEKNERSSSQRNRRRRSGRGRRGGSNQGEQSTSGAKDSRTQGQSRSGQGRGQQKSDQQGGGEANQGSGRSSRGAESKRRGSNRRRSRGAQRRDASQNTDASSSNPSSSNATTSAPRRERRDRRPLSERD, from the coding sequence ATGCTCAATCTGTTAACCAGCCCCAAACATATCGTGGCGCTCAGTTGGAGCGCCCCCTTTTACCACGGTATCTCCTTGAACAACTTTGCTAAGCTCGACCTGATCGAACCTCTTCAACGGGCGATCGCTGCCCAGAACTACACCTCCCCCACCCCCATTCAGGCTCAGGCCATTCCCGCGCTGCTCAAGGGCCGCGATGTGCTCGGATGCGCGCAGACGGGCACCGGAAAGACCGCAGCCTTCTCGCTGCCTGTACTTCAGCACCTGGCCGCGCAGAAGCCCCCCAAAGGCAAGCGTCCCATCCGTGCCCTGATCCTCTCGCCGACCCGCGAGCTCGCCGCGCAGATTGGCGAATCGATCGAGCTCTATGGAAAGCACCTGCCGCTGCGCCACCTGGTGATGTTTGGCGGGGTGAACGAAAAGCCGCAGATCCGCGCGCTGGAGCGCGGCGTCGACATCCTGGTGGCCTGCCCCGGGCGCCTGCTCGACTTGCAGGGCCGCGGCTTTGTCGATCTCAAAGACGTCGACTTCTTCGTGCTCGATGAAGCCGACCGCATGCTCGATATGGGCTTTGTGCCGGATGTGCGGCGCATCCTGAAGTTGATGCGCAGCGAGCGCCAGAACCTGCTCTTCTCGGCGACGATGCCCCCCTCGGTGGCGAAGCTTGCCAACACCTTTATGAGCGACCCGGTGCGCATCGACATCACCCCGGAATCGACCACGGTGGAGGCCATCGATCAGCGTGTGATGTTCGTCGACAAATCCGACAAGGCCGAGCTCCTCTGCGAACTTCTCGTCGATCTGAAGGTGGACTCGTCGATCGTCTTCACCCGCACCAAACATGGTGCCAACCGCCTGACCAAGAAGCTTGAGCGCGCCGGATTTAAGGCCGCGGCCATCCACGGGAACAAGAGCCAGAACGCGCGCCGCCGTGCGCTCGACGGGTTTCAGGACGGCTCCATCACCATCCTGGTGGCCACCGACGTGGCCTCCCGCGGCATCGACGTGGAGAGCGTGACGCACGTCTTCAACTACGATCTTCCCAATGAGCCCGAAAGCTACGTGCACCGCATCGGCCGCACCGGACGCGCCGGGCGCAGCGGCACCGCGATTGCGTTCTGCGACGACTCCGAAGGCGACTACCTGCGGGACATCGAAAAGATCACCGGCGAGTCGATCCCGGTGGATACGGAGCAGGCTTTTCATAGCGAGCAGGCCATGAAGGCGGCGCAGTCTGGCGGCGGCGGCAAACGTAAGAGCCGCGGCGGTCAACGCAGTGGCGGCGGTCAGCGCAGCGGCGGCGGTCGACGCAGCGGAGGTCGCAAGAGCCGCGGCGGGGGCAATAACCGTCGACGCAACAGCCGTAGCAGTCGCAACAGCAACGCGCGCAACTCGCAGAAAAGCTCGTCGGAGACACGCAGCGAGAACACTGAGGCGGGCAGCTCCGAGAAGAACGAGCGCTCCAGCAGCCAGCGCAACCGCCGCCGGCGCTCCGGCCGCGGCCGGCGAGGGGGCTCGAATCAGGGCGAACAGAGCACCTCGGGTGCGAAAGACTCCCGCACTCAGGGGCAGAGCCGCAGCGGGCAGGGTCGTGGCCAACAAAAGAGCGATCAGCAGGGCGGTGGCGAAGCCAACCAGGGCTCCGGTCGGAGTTCCCGGGGTGCAGAATCGAAGCGCCGGGGGTCGAATCGTCGTCGCAGCCGTGGCGCGCAGCGCCGCGACGCCTCGCAAAACACCGACGCTTCGTCGTCCAACCCATCCTCATCCAACGCCACCACCAGCGCCCCGCGCCGGGAACGCCGCGATCGCCGCCCCTTAAGCGAGCGTGACTGA